A stretch of the Planktothricoides raciborskii GIHE-MW2 genome encodes the following:
- a CDS encoding 2OG-Fe(II) oxygenase, whose amino-acid sequence MTEPNLANLPNDIDKVHVMLSLAGGHQCALALNSANDPLLSELFDALIKRSQNQPANRIFKIPLDEGRSAMYIPSESIVSIATSPPMQLDSTGLILKHFHNVEIPSTYALGAQYLQFDNFLSGEEHQQLLTYAISTESQFVGSTTTNNLSDYRKSKVVYSPDANVLQPLLNRIHALLPEVLPKLGLSPFNIARIDSQLTASNDGEFYKIHDDNSSPPTATRQLTYVYYFYREPKSFTGGELRMYNNKIENHYWTRGEGFTTIEPRNNSIVFFFSGYEHEVLPVNCQSKAFADSRFTINGWMSRAN is encoded by the coding sequence ATGACTGAGCCAAATTTAGCGAATTTACCGAATGATATCGATAAAGTTCATGTAATGTTGAGTCTTGCTGGAGGGCATCAATGTGCTTTGGCACTCAACTCCGCGAACGATCCCCTGTTGAGTGAACTATTTGATGCGTTAATTAAGCGATCGCAAAATCAACCCGCCAATCGCATCTTTAAAATTCCCCTAGATGAAGGGAGATCGGCCATGTATATTCCCAGTGAATCTATTGTTAGTATCGCCACTTCTCCGCCGATGCAATTAGATAGCACGGGTTTAATTTTAAAACATTTTCACAACGTGGAAATCCCCTCAACTTATGCATTAGGCGCCCAATATCTCCAGTTTGATAACTTTTTGTCTGGGGAAGAACATCAGCAACTTTTGACTTATGCCATATCAACTGAATCCCAATTTGTCGGCAGTACCACTACCAATAATCTGAGTGATTATCGCAAGTCTAAAGTAGTTTATTCTCCCGATGCAAATGTCCTGCAACCACTGCTGAATCGAATTCATGCATTGCTGCCAGAAGTTTTGCCAAAGTTAGGCTTATCTCCTTTTAATATTGCCCGAATCGATAGCCAATTAACCGCCAGTAATGATGGGGAATTTTATAAAATCCATGATGACAATAGTTCCCCGCCGACGGCGACTCGACAGCTTACCTATGTCTATTACTTTTATCGAGAACCAAAATCATTTACTGGGGGAGAATTAAGAATGTACAATAATAAAATTGAAAACCATTATTGGACGCGAGGGGAAGGATTTACCACCATTGAACCCCGCAACAATAGTATTGTGTTTTTCTTTAGTGGTTACGAGCACGAAGTGTTGCCCGTTAACTGTCAGTCTAAAGCTTTTGCGGATAGTCGATTTACGATAAATGGCTGGATGTCCAGAGCGAATTAA
- a CDS encoding J domain-containing protein, whose protein sequence is MTTKPNPYETLGVSRSATQQEIKASYRQLVKRFHPDSHCDTANHEDIIRINAAYEILKDRQRRQDYDQEIHGSKYRENSRQERTVYAQNQYRQQKQNERDTDAHFHHWIKQVYTPVNQIIQQILSALDDEIDQLSADPFDDELMADFQAYLNSCRRLFNQAQKHFRAMPNPKNVAAIAANLYYALNQVGDGIEELEFFTLNYDEHYLHTGHELMRIAADLSDDAQEAIRQLFR, encoded by the coding sequence ATGACGACGAAACCGAATCCTTATGAAACCCTGGGGGTCAGTCGCAGCGCTACCCAACAAGAAATCAAAGCATCTTATCGCCAACTGGTGAAAAGATTTCACCCGGATAGTCACTGTGATACGGCGAATCACGAGGATATTATTAGAATTAATGCCGCTTATGAAATCTTAAAAGATCGACAACGCCGACAAGACTACGATCAAGAAATTCATGGTTCAAAATACCGGGAAAATTCTCGGCAAGAGCGCACAGTTTATGCTCAAAATCAGTATCGGCAGCAAAAGCAAAACGAACGAGATACTGATGCACATTTTCATCACTGGATTAAACAAGTTTATACCCCGGTTAATCAAATTATCCAGCAAATTTTATCAGCTTTGGATGATGAAATTGACCAGCTATCGGCGGATCCTTTTGATGATGAACTGATGGCAGACTTTCAAGCCTATTTAAATAGTTGTCGGCGGTTATTTAACCAGGCGCAAAAACATTTTCGCGCTATGCCCAACCCGAAAAATGTCGCGGCGATCGCCGCTAACCTTTACTATGCCCTAAATCAAGTCGGTGATGGCATTGAAGAGTTAGAATTTTTCACCCTTAACTATGATGAACACTACTTACATACTGGTCACGAGTTGATGAGAATTGCCGCTGATTTAAGCGACGACGCCCAAGAAGCAATTCGCCAACTCTTTCGCTAA
- a CDS encoding class I SAM-dependent methyltransferase: MTTAVSQNPGLASRLVNGLLAIKPLANYAKHQARQMMIDRAEKMGVSWRKEAETLRNRNWDAELAQVQNPQLVYPDYYVCSFHAYETGNLSWEAASEVEVAAIAVHAKIWPEAGINGDAKLRQSYHDILKSQLPQAPRDIVDLGCSVGMSAFALQELYPEASLTGVDLSQYFLAVAQYRSQQRNIPIKWVHAAAESTGLPENSCDLVSACLMFHELPQEPSRQIFQEARRLLRPGGHLAIMDMNPKSAAFAQMPPYIFTLLKSTEPYMDEYFTLDISQAIIDAGFQAPRITINSPRHRTIIAQVA, translated from the coding sequence ATGACTACTGCTGTATCACAAAATCCTGGACTCGCTTCTCGCTTGGTCAATGGCTTACTCGCGATTAAACCATTGGCGAACTATGCCAAACATCAAGCCCGTCAAATGATGATCGATCGCGCCGAAAAAATGGGAGTATCTTGGCGTAAAGAAGCGGAAACCCTGAGAAACCGCAACTGGGACGCGGAATTGGCCCAAGTACAAAATCCCCAATTAGTCTATCCCGACTATTATGTTTGTTCGTTTCATGCTTATGAAACCGGCAATTTAAGCTGGGAAGCTGCCAGTGAGGTGGAAGTAGCCGCGATCGCAGTTCATGCGAAAATTTGGCCAGAAGCGGGGATTAACGGTGATGCCAAACTGCGCCAAAGTTACCACGATATTCTCAAATCCCAATTACCCCAAGCCCCCCGCGATATTGTTGATTTGGGGTGTTCCGTGGGTATGAGCGCCTTTGCCTTACAAGAACTTTATCCCGAAGCATCTCTCACTGGTGTGGATTTATCCCAATATTTTCTTGCGGTAGCGCAATATCGTTCACAACAGCGAAATATTCCGATTAAATGGGTTCATGCAGCGGCAGAATCCACAGGTTTACCAGAAAATTCTTGTGATTTAGTTTCGGCTTGTTTAATGTTCCATGAACTGCCCCAAGAACCTAGTCGGCAAATTTTCCAAGAAGCCCGACGGTTATTGCGTCCCGGTGGACATTTGGCGATTATGGATATGAATCCCAAATCCGCAGCTTTTGCCCAAATGCCGCCATATATTTTCACCTTACTCAAAAGTACGGAACCTTATATGGATGAGTATTTTACCTTGGATATTTCCCAGGCAATTATTGACGCTGGTTTCCAAGCCCCTCGGATTACCATTAATAGTCCCCGCCATCGAACTATTATTGCTCAAGTTGCTTAA
- the rsmG gene encoding 16S rRNA (guanine(527)-N(7))-methyltransferase RsmG yields the protein MNWQPDEGHILEFQSFYDFILEANQQMNLTRIVEPKEFWEKHLWDSLRGISPFLQGDSIATENEMPVQLIDIGTGAGFPGLPIAIARPDWQVTLFDSTNKKIIFINSVIHRLGMENAKAITARAEELGQEAEHRSQYHVAVTRAVAEASVCAEYALPLLKIGGLGILYRGNWTDAETDSLEIAVKKLGGAIDFIEKFETPFSKAIRHCIYLRKIAPTPEEYPRTVGLPSHKPL from the coding sequence ATGAATTGGCAGCCTGATGAAGGTCATATATTAGAATTCCAAAGCTTTTATGACTTTATCCTGGAAGCCAACCAGCAGATGAATTTAACTAGAATTGTCGAACCTAAAGAGTTTTGGGAAAAACATTTGTGGGATTCTTTACGGGGAATCTCGCCCTTTTTACAAGGGGATTCCATCGCCACAGAAAATGAAATGCCGGTACAATTAATTGACATTGGTACAGGGGCAGGTTTTCCCGGTTTACCGATCGCGATCGCCCGTCCCGATTGGCAAGTCACCTTATTTGATTCCACCAATAAAAAAATTATTTTTATTAATAGTGTCATTCACCGATTAGGCATGGAAAATGCCAAAGCAATCACCGCTAGGGCTGAAGAACTGGGGCAAGAAGCGGAACACCGCTCACAATATCATGTCGCCGTCACCCGCGCCGTTGCTGAAGCCTCAGTTTGTGCCGAATATGCCCTACCACTATTAAAAATTGGCGGACTAGGAATTCTTTATCGAGGCAACTGGACTGATGCCGAAACAGACAGCCTAGAAATTGCTGTGAAAAAATTAGGTGGGGCAATTGATTTTATTGAAAAATTTGAAACCCCCTTTAGTAAAGCGATCCGTCATTGCATTTACTTACGGAAAATTGCCCCAACCCCAGAGGAATATCCCCGGACGGTGGGGCTTCCTTCTCATAAACCCCTGTAG
- a CDS encoding aldo/keto reductase: MEYRRFGRTELQMPVFSCGGMRYQHSWQDVPKLMIPAKNQEIVEATIQRSLEVGINHIETARAYGTSEIQLGQILPKFTRDRMIVQTKVTSLEDPKEFSKKFETSLKNLKLDYVDLLGLHGINTHELLGQVMRPGGCLEVARKLQSQGKVRFIGFSTHGPTDVIVKTIETGCFDYVNLHWYYINQGNWPAIEAATKHDMGVFIISPSDKGGKLYEPPQKLVDLCAPLSPIVFNNLFCLSHPQVHTLSIGPTKPTDFDEHLKTLPWLDKAQEVLPPILERLKQEAIACLGEDWLNTWEIGLPKPEETPGNINIPVILWLRNLALAYDMISYGQMRYNLLGNGGHWFPGANAKKVKKLDLSQCLANSPHRDKIPALLLETHELLGGEEVKRLSQS; the protein is encoded by the coding sequence ATGGAATACCGACGGTTTGGCCGCACAGAGTTGCAAATGCCAGTGTTTTCCTGTGGAGGGATGCGCTACCAACATTCTTGGCAAGATGTACCAAAATTGATGATTCCGGCAAAAAATCAGGAGATTGTGGAAGCGACAATTCAACGATCTCTAGAAGTGGGAATTAATCATATTGAAACGGCGAGGGCTTATGGCACTTCAGAAATTCAACTGGGGCAAATTTTACCCAAATTTACTCGCGATAGAATGATTGTCCAAACCAAAGTGACTTCTTTGGAAGATCCCAAAGAATTTAGCAAAAAGTTTGAGACTTCTTTAAAAAACCTGAAACTTGATTATGTGGATTTGTTAGGACTACATGGAATTAATACCCATGAATTGTTAGGCCAGGTGATGCGTCCTGGGGGATGTTTAGAGGTGGCCAGAAAGTTGCAATCCCAGGGAAAAGTTAGGTTTATTGGGTTTTCAACTCATGGCCCTACGGATGTAATTGTCAAAACTATTGAAACCGGCTGTTTTGATTATGTTAATCTCCATTGGTATTATATTAATCAGGGGAATTGGCCAGCGATCGAGGCGGCAACTAAACACGATATGGGAGTATTTATTATCAGTCCTTCCGATAAAGGAGGAAAACTCTATGAACCACCCCAAAAATTAGTGGACTTATGCGCTCCTTTGAGTCCCATTGTGTTTAATAATCTCTTTTGTCTCAGTCACCCTCAAGTGCATACCCTGAGTATTGGGCCGACAAAACCGACGGATTTTGATGAACATTTGAAAACTTTGCCCTGGTTAGACAAAGCCCAGGAAGTTTTACCGCCAATTTTAGAACGATTGAAACAAGAGGCGATCGCCTGTTTAGGAGAAGACTGGTTAAATACCTGGGAAATTGGCCTGCCCAAACCGGAAGAAACTCCGGGAAATATTAATATTCCGGTGATTTTATGGCTGAGAAATTTGGCCTTAGCTTATGACATGATTTCTTATGGCCAAATGCGTTATAACCTGCTCGGAAATGGCGGCCATTGGTTTCCCGGTGCCAATGCCAAAAAAGTCAAAAAATTAGATTTAAGTCAATGTTTAGCCAACAGTCCTCACCGGGATAAAATTCCCGCACTTCTGCTAGAAACCCATGAATTACTGGGGGGAGAAGAAGTGAAACGTTTATCCCAGAGTTAA
- a CDS encoding NfeD family protein codes for MSHLFRPDKVQLFAEPVVGWVEQEISDNQPGRVACQGSSWPAQLYCAKSEFVLLPNEAVSVVGSQGITLLVERFQG; via the coding sequence ATGAGTCACTTATTTCGCCCTGACAAAGTGCAACTATTTGCCGAACCTGTGGTTGGTTGGGTAGAACAAGAAATATCCGACAATCAACCGGGACGAGTTGCCTGCCAAGGCAGTTCTTGGCCTGCTCAATTGTATTGTGCCAAAAGCGAATTCGTTTTATTGCCCAATGAAGCTGTTTCAGTGGTTGGCAGCCAAGGCATTACTTTGTTAGTAGAACGCTTTCAAGGCTAA
- a CDS encoding MATE family efflux transporter, translating into MSQFYYAKPPLTRSMGEEVLRLAMPAIAQLLLQSLVFLLDRIMLGHYSTTALASMRVSSSLDWCISTTFSGASVGAIALMGRAVGANKPALAAAVVRVCWLFSLILGMAIAIFSWFALDDILGWFPFGSVEVQTAAHEYLRIVLSGMPLQLSSMMAAALLQGSGNTKTPFFVAAIANGVNFAINYGLIFGHFGLPELGVRGAAIGTVVAMGVNAIVLGRILYRHLQTISPRRRGGELAALGRVLDLSAPIFSERLFRSLGYLGFTAILATLGDLAMATYEVTESIELIQYQIAEGFGIATAAIVSQQLGAKSLKSAAIGGQVSLGLAIAVLSVGSIMFLLVPQGILEVFSQDPEIVAAGVPCLVIVAIAQPFMATSIVLEQVLRGAGDTRTAFYISLAGWFLVRMIATYLFVFIFHLGLIGVWMGSTCDWIVRSAILLWIFVQGRWQKIAVL; encoded by the coding sequence GTGAGTCAGTTTTATTACGCGAAACCCCCGTTGACGAGAAGTATGGGTGAGGAGGTGTTGCGGTTGGCGATGCCCGCGATCGCCCAATTGCTGTTGCAAAGCTTAGTGTTTTTGCTCGATCGCATTATGCTAGGCCATTATTCGACTACGGCATTGGCATCAATGCGAGTCAGTAGTTCCCTGGATTGGTGTATTTCTACCACGTTTTCCGGGGCGTCCGTGGGGGCGATCGCTTTGATGGGACGGGCAGTGGGGGCGAATAAGCCCGCTTTAGCTGCTGCGGTGGTGCGGGTTTGTTGGCTATTTTCCTTAATTCTGGGCATGGCGATCGCTATCTTCAGTTGGTTTGCCCTCGACGATATACTCGGATGGTTTCCCTTCGGCAGCGTGGAAGTGCAAACTGCCGCCCACGAATATCTCAGAATTGTCCTTTCGGGGATGCCGTTGCAGTTGAGTTCGATGATGGCTGCGGCGTTACTCCAAGGTTCGGGGAATACCAAAACCCCTTTTTTTGTGGCGGCGATCGCTAATGGGGTGAACTTCGCCATCAACTATGGCCTGATTTTCGGGCATTTTGGCTTGCCAGAGTTGGGAGTGCGGGGTGCGGCGATCGGCACCGTAGTGGCAATGGGGGTTAATGCGATCGTCTTGGGGAGAATTCTCTATCGTCACCTTCAGACTATTTCTCCCCGTCGTCGGGGTGGGGAACTCGCTGCCCTCGGTCGGGTTTTGGATTTGTCCGCCCCAATTTTTAGTGAAAGACTATTTCGCAGCTTGGGTTATTTGGGTTTTACCGCGATTTTGGCCACCCTGGGTGATTTAGCGATGGCGACTTATGAAGTCACCGAAAGTATCGAGTTAATTCAATATCAGATTGCCGAAGGGTTTGGCATTGCTACAGCGGCGATCGTTTCTCAGCAATTAGGGGCGAAATCTCTCAAAAGTGCCGCAATTGGTGGACAAGTGTCCCTGGGGTTGGCGATCGCTGTCCTCAGTGTTGGCAGCATCATGTTTTTACTCGTTCCCCAGGGAATTTTAGAGGTATTTTCCCAAGATCCAGAAATTGTTGCTGCTGGGGTGCCTTGTTTAGTCATAGTGGCGATCGCGCAACCATTCATGGCCACTAGCATCGTCCTCGAACAAGTCCTCCGGGGTGCCGGAGATACTCGCACAGCCTTCTATATCTCCTTAGCCGGTTGGTTTTTAGTCCGCATGATCGCCACCTATTTATTTGTCTTTATCTTTCACCTCGGCTTAATCGGTGTTTGGATGGGTTCCACCTGTGACTGGATCGTTCGGTCTGCGATCTTGCTGTGGATATTTGTCCAAGGCCGATGGCAGAAAATTGCCGTACTGTAA
- a CDS encoding Uma2 family endonuclease translates to MTAILATQTSNKPTTESNPEIPEIPEIPEIPEIIYPSSDGKPVAETYDHLYAILITLEVLRQYLTGQQATVLGNQFLYYSQGFPKLRIAPDVMVIFNVQPGGRDNYKIWEEGQVPAVIFEITSPGTKDQDLISKKDLYAQLEVKEYWLFDPKGQWITEKLQGYRLRGETYELITDNLSEPLQLRLAVEDKLIGFYRLDTGEKLLIPSELATALEEETLARQSAEAQAENERQRAETERQRAENERQRAETERQRAENERQRAATERQQREEIEAQLARYRQQFGELPE, encoded by the coding sequence ATGACAGCAATTTTAGCGACCCAAACCAGTAACAAACCAACCACCGAATCAAACCCGGAAATCCCGGAAATCCCGGAAATCCCGGAAATCCCGGAAATAATTTATCCTAGTTCAGATGGTAAACCCGTGGCAGAAACTTACGACCATTTATATGCAATTCTGATCACCTTAGAAGTATTAAGACAATACCTCACAGGTCAACAAGCCACCGTATTAGGCAACCAATTTCTTTACTACTCCCAAGGATTTCCCAAACTACGCATCGCCCCAGATGTGATGGTAATTTTTAACGTACAACCCGGAGGCAGAGATAACTATAAAATCTGGGAAGAAGGACAAGTTCCGGCAGTAATTTTTGAAATTACTTCTCCGGGGACAAAAGATCAGGATCTAATTTCCAAAAAAGACTTGTATGCCCAATTAGAGGTGAAAGAATATTGGTTATTTGACCCCAAAGGACAATGGATTACCGAAAAATTACAGGGCTATCGGCTTCGGGGAGAAACTTATGAACTCATTACCGATAATCTGAGTGAACCATTACAACTACGGTTAGCGGTAGAAGATAAATTGATTGGTTTCTATCGCCTTGATACCGGAGAAAAATTGTTAATTCCCTCGGAATTAGCCACTGCTTTGGAAGAGGAAACCCTTGCCCGTCAGTCGGCAGAAGCCCAAGCGGAAAACGAACGCCAACGGGCGGAAACCGAGCGCCAACGGGCGGAAAACGAACGCCAACGAGCGGAAACCGAGCGCCAACGGGCGGAAAACGAACGCCAACGGGCGGCAACTGAACGCCAACAACGAGAAGAAATTGAAGCCCAATTAGCTCGCTATCGGCAACAATTTGGCGAATTACCTGAGTAA